Genomic window (Funiculus sociatus GB2-C1):
CCTGACTTAGCCAAAGCCATAGAGGAAGCATTTAATAAGCTCTCCTTGAAGGACATCCAAAATTGGTTTACACACTGCTGTTACTGTACCTCAGCAGACTAGGAAACGCTATATTCAATTCGAGACGCAGTATCACTTTGAAGCGCTGCCGTCAGATTTTACTGCCAGCTTAGGGCAAATTTACCAGAATTACGGCGGGAAGTACAAGCGATCGCATCCTCCACAACATTAGCCAAAACTTGCTAGATGCAATCGCTTTGCACAGTATTTCCGCTTGTTTAACGGATGAACAGCTCAGGAGCAACATGAAAGAAATCGCCCAGAACCTCAGCCTGTCTTCGGCTAATACTTCGTTTGCCATTGATAACTCCTGAAGTAACATCTGAAAATCCAAAAATACTTACTAAATCGAATTCTTTGAGGCTACGCGCTTTCATTAAATGTTTGAGAGCCGATTGAGGAGTTGAGGCGTTCAGTAGATAAGGAGGATGCGATCGCTCAGTCGTACTCGCAAACGTGAAGATGCGATCGCGCTCCACAACATTAACCAAGATCGTCCAAGTCAATATTTAACTCGCGCAGTTTCGCCGCCAGTCGTTCAGCACGCTCCTCTGCTAACCTAGCTCGTTCTTGGGCGGCGGCGGCTTCTTGTTGAGCGGCGGCGGCTTCTTGTTGGGCGGCGGCATTTTCCTCTTCGGAAGTGGGAATCATCTCTCCCGACTGTGTAAACCACCGTAACCAAATCCGGTTAACACCTTTATAAGTACCTTGCCACAAGCCAAAACTTAGCCCCAGTTCTGGAACTGGATACAGTCCCTCCTCATGTGGTGTCATAGGTTCATAATGACCGCCAACCAAGTGAAACGGTTGCAACTCATTCGTGTAGCGACTGAAAATAATGTAATAGGGAACGCGCAGAATTTGCTCGTAAACTTGCCATTTAGTCGGCGGTTTCCCTGGCTGCTGCACAGTCCGACCTAAATCTTCGTTTTCTGTACTGGGGGACAATAACTCTACTATTACAAATGGGCTAACTAGTTCTTGCCATAATACATAACTCATTCGCAGGTCAAAACCTTCGTAGAGTCGGGAAACTCCTACAACAGCAAACCAATCTGGGCGTTTATACCAGTTGGTGTGGTTAAGATTGTAGTAAATGTGTAAGTCAGTAGCAGTTAATATCTCGTCAAAGTCATAGTTAGATGGCTTGAAGGTATCATCTAAAATATCTGGCTGATAACCGTGATACTGATCTGGCAAACGCTCTTCCTCTGGATCTTCGCTTGGTAGATCGTACATCGTCGGCAATGTTTGCCGAGGCGAAAGGGGTGGATCTATTTGAGGGATTTGACGAGTGGTGTTAGTCACGACCAATATTTAATGCGTATATAGTACAGGATATCAAGCAGGATTAGAGCGGGTTATGAATCTCTACCTTGGCTTAGACTTCGGCACTTCTGGCGCACGGGCTATAGTAATTGACGCGGATTGTAATATCCATGCTGAGGCGCAATATCCTTTTGCAGCAGGGGCTGATTTAGCTGCAAGTTGGGAGAAGGCTTTG
Coding sequences:
- a CDS encoding Uma2 family endonuclease, encoding MTNTTRQIPQIDPPLSPRQTLPTMYDLPSEDPEEERLPDQYHGYQPDILDDTFKPSNYDFDEILTATDLHIYYNLNHTNWYKRPDWFAVVGVSRLYEGFDLRMSYVLWQELVSPFVIVELLSPSTENEDLGRTVQQPGKPPTKWQVYEQILRVPYYIIFSRYTNELQPFHLVGGHYEPMTPHEEGLYPVPELGLSFGLWQGTYKGVNRIWLRWFTQSGEMIPTSEEENAAAQQEAAAAQQEAAAAQERARLAEERAERLAAKLRELNIDLDDLG
- a CDS encoding helix-turn-helix domain-containing protein; this translates as MTWTILVNVVERDRIFTFASTTERSHPPYLLNASTPQSALKHLMKARSLKEFDLVSIFGFSDVTSGVINGKRSISRRQAEVLGDFFHVAPELFIR